The sequence below is a genomic window from Bos javanicus breed banteng chromosome 21, ARS-OSU_banteng_1.0, whole genome shotgun sequence.
CAGTCTGTCCCCACGcatgcagcacagggaactcgggCCCCGGTGACCCCCCCCAGGCCTTGCTTCCTGCAGGGGCCCCGTGGTTGGCAGCAGGCCTGACATGAGCGGCCCTCATCCCTTGGGTGGTGGCCACGGCCAGGCAAGTGGGGCTGACGCAGGGGGCCGCGGGGTCCACACTCGTGGGCATCCTGTCCTCTCCTGTCCTGGTCATGCGGCTCGGTGAGGCAGGCCTTGCTCTCTTTggagtctgtgtccctgcagaGCTGGCCCTGTGTGAGGTGCCCAGGCCGCCCGGGGTCCCTGGGTCCCTTGTGGAGTGCGTGGCCGCTGCTCTCTCGTCCTCAGGTGGCCCTGGCGAGCGTCTCCTGCGTCTGTGGGGCGTGGGCCAGGCCTGGCTCCCCTTCTGCTCTGCACCCCGGGTTCCTCTGTGCAGGAATCCCGAGAAGCTTCCTCTCTGTGGCCACTGCGCCTCCCGATCCCCCAGCTGCTCCACTCGTCCTGGGCTCTGCCCTTGGCCCGTGTGCACGTTTCCTgttgcacacgtgtgcacacacctgTGGCACACCTCACTCGGACCTcacccacacactcacacccacctCCCTTTTGGGGCCTCAGTCTCCGTCTTGGGGCGCCTGCTTGTCTGGTCAGGTGTCAGGGAGGCGCTGAGCCAAGCCCATGGGAAGCGGGTGGTGGGGCGGCTCCCCCGTCTGCCCTGTGTGTCCAGCTCCATCACGGGCAGGCCTGGCCGCTCCTCCCTCCGGCCCTGTGAGCACTCGCATCATCCTGGGCCCCCGCACTGCGTCTCCCGCTGAACCTCCGGCCCTGTGAGCACTCGCATCATCCTAAGGCCCCCTCACTGCGTCTCCCGCTGAAACAGCCAGCCGTGCTGGCTGTGAACCCCCCTCTGGGGTCAGGCATCCTTGGGGGTCCTGGTGAGGCCTCAGGGATGCTGGTGGCTCACGTGTCCAGAGTGCTCACGTTGCTGCTGCCTGGGTGAGCTCACATTGCCCCCTGCCCCCGGCGGGGCTGAGCCTCTGTCCTCAGGTGCCCTGGGCTGGCCCTGCCCACAACCCAGGCCTTTCCCACTCCTGACTCGGGGGCCCTGGCGAAGGCCTCAGCTTGCTGTCTCCCCGCACCTCCTGGGGCATGGGCCCTGCCACTGTGAAGCTGTGCCCCAGCCGTGCGTGTATGTGGCGGCCACAGAGCGTGCCGTGATGCTGCCTGCCAGCCGGCGTGGCGCTGGGACAGGCGTGCCACTGCACCCGGGGCTCTGGGCTTGGCTGCCTGGCCACATCGCTGGGGCCTGGATCCAAGAGGAGGGTCCCCGCCTTACCCGGGGAGGGTCTCAGTGCCAAGGCGCCGCCCGGAGGGAGCGCAGCATGCCCATCCTCCAGACGCCCCATCGCGTCCCACAGCCCCACACCCCAGGCTCTCAGATCTCCGCGCCCCATCCCTGGATCAGCCCTGCATGTCTGCGGTGCCGGGCTCCCTCCCATGGGCCCCTGGCCCAGCGTGcccctgtagcccgccagggtgaCCTCCCCAGGGCGAGGGGGCACGTGTCTCTCCAGTGACTTTAAGCTGTGGCGGCTGTGCTGACCCGCACCCACCCCAGGCTCCACGGGCTTCCCGAATGCGCGGGGGTCCTGGCCCTGGAAGCAGCTTCCTGCCGAGAGTGACCGTGGCTGAAAGCGTCTGCAGACGTTCAGCTCGGGTGCCCGAGTTGAATGTGGGTGTGACATGTCCTCCATGCCAGCCCAGCCACGCCGGGTGGGCGTTCTGCAGACCCTCCTCGTGGTCCCATCCCCACTGCTGACCAGAGCACACCGGCCCTTGGCACAGGTGCTGCCCAGGACAGAAGCGTCCACGGCCGGGCCCTGGGCTCCCCTGTGCCACCCACAGGCTGAGGGAGAAGACGCCCTGAGACGAGGCCTCCGGCCTCAGGGCCCCGGGTGGCGGGCGAGTGTCTGTGCTGAGCCAGCATCAGTGCGCTGGTGGTGAGGGGCTGGCACGGGGGCCCGGCGCAGTGGCACCTGACCCTGTGGCGGCTCGGGGTAAAGAGCTCGACCGATCGTCTCCGAACCGCCCGCGCTTCCCCCAGCGGCTGTGCTGCTGCTCTCCTGGTGGCTCCTCCAAGGGCCTGGGGGCCCAGACCCGGACCCCGTTCCAGAGGCGAAGGCGTGCCCTGTGCCATGCTCGCCCTGGAGCGCTGACCAGACCgcgtccatgtgtgtgtgtgcctgcattcctgtgtgtgcgtgcttgtgtctgtgtgcacgtgtgtgtacacgtgtgtgtatgCGTTTCCGTGTGCTGctttgtgtgtgcacacacgcgtgCTGTGTCCCCGCCCCGGATTCACTtaccctctccctccctgcagAAGGGGGTgctccacccctcaccccagtAGGCCAGGCCCTAAGGGGACCCCTGGGCCCTGAGCTCTCACTAGAGCCTCGGGGCTCCTCCCGCGGCCCCGGCGGCCTCACCCCGCGGCACCCCTTCTCCGCAGGCGAGGAGGACGGCCGAGACCAGTCCAAGCTGGAGACCAAGGTGTGGGAGGCCCGCAATCCACTCGTGGACAAGCAGATTGACCAGTTCCTTGTGGTGGCCCGGTGAGTGCCGGGCAGGCAGGGCACAAGCTGGCACGGCCTTAACTGCTTGCCCACCGTGTGGTGGGTTCTGGGACATCTGTCCCTCGGGGTGTTGCCCAGTGAAGGGCACATGAGGCCGGTGGGGCGGGGCCTGCTCTGTCGTGACCCCTGTGTGGTCCCTGGGGAGGTCTGGCCCTTCCTGCACGCGGAGCTGGCTGAGGGCTGCTCAGAGCCACCCCCCAACAGGCCGGGGCTCTTTCCGAAGACTGCGGGGTGGGACAGGGTGCCCGTCCAGCTTTGGGACTGGGCGAAGGCCGCTGGGGCGGATGTGGCTGAGGTCTGGGCCTCCCGGACATGAACGGATGTGCTCTGCGGAGCTGTCTCTGCTGAGGCCGCCACCCTGGCCCCCGCGGGGCAGGTCTGATGAGCACTCAGGGCTGCATgctcccccaccaccccgcccTGGGCCAGGCGCCATCCAGCGCTGGAACCCAAAGGCTGTCTCATGAGAAGAGCTCTGCAGAGACAGGCAGAGTCCCCAAGCTCCAGAGCAGAGCACTCCTCCCCGAGACAGCCGAATCTGGGCCCCTGTGCGTGTCCAGCTCGGCCTGCCTGGCCTCCTGCTTGTCTGCTCCAGCGGTCAGTGTCtcttcccacccccccccccagctcTGTGGGCACCTTTGCCCGGGCCCTGGACTGCAGCAGCTCCGTCCGGCAGCCCAGCCTGCACATGAGCGCCGCGGCCGCCTCCCGGGACATCACCCTGGTAAGCAGGTGCCAGCCGAGCAAGGCCCAGCACGTTTGCTTAGGTCAACCCCCTGGGCACGGCCCCACCCAGGGCAGGGCTCTCGGTGCCCTGGCGTGGCAGCCCCGTCTTCGCACAGGTTCAGGCTGACCTGCCCGTCCTGGGGCCGCCCtgctccttcctcccaccccatctcgggCAGCAAGTCTCCCAGAAGGAGGCTCAGGTGCCCCAGGCTGGCCCTGCCTGCCCACGGCTCTCTCCCCACATCCTCCCCAGAGGCCCAAGCCTGTGGCCTTCCACACGTGACCCGGGTGTGTCCGCCACCCGGGCTGGGGGTGGGTCCCAGCGCAGGGCCCAGGTGACCCTGCCTCCCGCCCCACACAGTTCCACGCCATGGACACGCTGCACAGGAGCGTGTATGACGTTGCCAAGGCCATCTCAGCCCTGGTGCCGCAGGGTGGGCCCGTGCTCTGCAGGGACGAGATGGAGGAGTGGTCAGCCTCAGAGGCCAGCCTTTTTGAGGAGGCCCTGGAAAAGTACGGGAAAGACTTCACAGACATTCAGCAAGACTTTGTGAGTACCGCGGGGCGGGCTCAGGGCTGCTCTGCTCCCCAGGTCTCTGTGTTCCGTCCCCTCATCTGTTAGAGGTGACGAGGAGGTCCAGCTCCTCGCTGACCCTCGGGCCCTGGGCATGTCCAGGTCCTCGCTGGCCCTCAGGCCCCGGCCGTGTTTGAGTCCGGTTGTTTTTAACCAGCCGAGCTTCCGCATAGGTCCTTGGAAGTGTCCCCCAGTGAGCACGTGGGAatcaagtctgcagggacccctcCTGCTCTCACAGTCCCTAAAACACACTTGAGCTCATCTGAAAGGAGGCGAAATGCTGGTCACTCAGAGGAGCACGTCCGTGCAGAGAGGGCAGCAGGGTGGCCAGGCCGGCCTGACCACAAGCCCCAGGGAGAGGCCGGGATGCAGCGGCCTTGCCTGCGTCTGATGCCCAGCAGCATCTCCACTGGAACAGATGAAGCTGGTGCCGGGCTCACCGCAGGAGGTGGAGAAGAGGTGTGGCCTGGAGGCCCTCAGGGCCCTGCAGAGCCCTGGTGCCACCGGTGCAGGCTGAGCCCCGAGCCGGCCCCTTGACCGACTTGGTAGAGTGTGCTGAAACCTCAGCAGGGCGGCAAGGCCTCCTCACCAGAAATAAGCGGAGTGCGCCCCCTACAGGTCCCAGGCCCCTCGTGCTCCCGTGTGACGGGCCAGGTGCAGGAGATATGTGCCTGCGGTCAACTCACCCCAGCGGGTGTCGTGGGTGAATGTGCTCAGGGAGGCAGGCCCGCAGGTGGCCTGCGAGCCCGGGGTGACACCAGAACAGCGGGAGCAGACGGCGCTCGGTGTGCAGCCCTCAGCCTGGAGGGGACGGGGGCCTGGGTGCCTCCTCCACCCGCCTCATCCCCGGGCACTGCACCAGGGCTGGAAGCACccacccagccagccagccagcaagCCGGGCGCAGTCGCTGTGGCAGGAAGGGAACCTGGGGAGGAGCTTCTCTGCCGTGTGGTCTGCCCAGGAGAGGGCGAGCCTGGGCCCTGACAGTGGCCTGGGCGGGGCCCCACTGACATGCCTCCCTTCCACAGCTTCCCTGGAAGTCACTCACCAGCATCATCGAGTATTACTACATGTGGAAGACCACCGACAGATACGTGCAGCAGGTGAGGGCCAGCCGGTGCGGGCGGGGTCTCCCCTCTACAGACCCAGCTGCTGGCCTCTGACCCTATGTTCTGTGTTTTAAGAAACGCTTGAAAGCGGCTGAAGCGGAGAGCAAGTTAAAGCAAGTTTATATCCCCAACTAGTAAGTGCACCCCCAGAACACCGCCCCCGTGTCTCCATGTCCCTGGGTGGGCCAGGCCCGCCGCTGGCTTCACGTGGCCAGGTGGTGCCTCCCTGGCTCAGGGTCTGGGCGAGTCAGGGGCCTGTCCTTGAAGCCCAGGATGGCGGGGGCGGCAGAAGGGCAGGACCCAGCCCTGGCTCTCCCTCGGCCAGTCAGGCAGCACTGGGCACGGAGGCTGGAAGCCGTCCCGCCTGGGGTCAGACTCTGACCCGAGTCCGCGGGGAGAGAGCTGGGGTTGGCGGCTGCCCTGTGGCCAGGCGGATGTGGATGGGGCTGCTGGGGTCCCAGAGCCAAGCTCCCGGGGCTCCATGATCCCGTGacgccctccctctctcccttacCCAAGTAACAAGCCAAACCCGAACCAGATCAGCGTCAACAACGTCAAGGCAGGTGTGGTGAACGGCGCAGGGCCGCCAGGCCAGAGCCCTGGGGCCGGCCGGGCCTGCGAGAGCTGTTACAGTAAGTCGCCCCCAGGTGCACCCTAGTCTGCGGCCCTGGGCACCCCTGCACCGTCCCGGGGACCGGCCTGGGGGCGGGGATCGCACTCTGCTTGGAGGAGCCCTGATGGGGAGTGAGGGGAGCGCGGTGCCCAGGCCCGGGGTGGCGTGGGCGGGCGACAGCTGTGGAATGCTCTTTGCCGTCACTGGTTCTGCTTAAGAATCCGTCTATTTTCAACTTTGTTGTCCGTAGCCACCCAGTCTTACCAGTGGTATTCTTGGGGTCCCCCTAACATGCAGTGTCGCCTCTGCGCGTCTTGTTGGACATATTGGAAGAAATATGGTGGCTTGAAAATGCCAACCCGGTTAGATGGAGAGAGGCCGGGACCCAACCGCAGTAACATGGTaagccccgccccgcgccccgccccgcccgcccgcgcGCCCCGCCCCTGCGGCCCGGCCCGCGGTCATGGCGCTGTGTCGGGGCGGCGCGCCCCCTTCCGCAGAGCCCCCACGGCATCCCAGCGCGGAGCAGCGGGAGCCCAAAGTTCGCAATGAAGACGAGACAGGCCTTCTACCTGCACACCACCAAGCTCACGCGCATCGCCCGGCGCCTGTGCCGCGAGATCCTGCGCCCCTGGCACGCCGCCCGCCACCCCTACATGCCCATCAACAGCGCGGCTATCAAGGCCGAGTGTGAGTGTCCCTTGGggcgggcggggtgggggtgctgcCGGCGGGCGAGCGCACTGACCCTGGCCCCCCTCAGGCACGGCTCGGCTGCCGGAAGCCTCCCAGAGCCCGCTGGTGCTGAAGCAGGCCACGCGGAAGCCCTTGGAGGCCGTGCTGCGGTTCCTCGGTGagcccgcccgccccgccctccGCAgggcccgccccgcccgcccccaccccgccgcaGGCTCCTGGGAGGATTCGGAGTGGTCTTCCCCATGCTGTTCCCGTTGGGGTGGGCTCCGGGCTGGGTGGGAGGCATGCCCTCCAGGAGGGACGCAGAGAGGGGCGGCCTGGGGCCTTGAGCACCCCATTCGTCCGCGGCCCTTCGttctgctgggctgggctgggctgggattCGGTCCCTCCCCCTGTGCCCGCATTCCCTTGTGAAAGACTCTGGGAGCTGGCGGGCGCCCAGGAGACGCAGGCGGCTGTGGCCCCTCCTGCTGTCTGGGCTCTGGCCCCGGAGAGCCGCTGAGGGCTGGGGCGCTTGGCAGGTGTAGGCCTGCGCCTCCTGGAGCCGGTCAGCTGACAGAGCCCCTAGTTCATCATCTGGCCAGTGGCCAGCCTGGGCTGCCAGCTCGGTGGCCACTAAGGGGACCTGCTCATTTGTGGGCACCTGGAGCCTGTAGACTGGTGGTGGTCGCTGGTGGGCCCGTCGGCTGGACCGAGGGGTCTAGCCCCAGCCTCTGTCGCTGCCCTCAGGGTGCCCAGGGCGCCACACTGGTGTGCCTACCGGGGCCTGGGCTGCTCACGCTCTCCCGGGTGGTGGGGCTGCTGCTGAGGAGCGGCCGTGTGCCCACTTGCTGTGTTGGCCCTGCAGAGAcgcacccccgcccccccaagcCCGACCCAGTGAAGAGCGTGTCTGGTGTGCTCAGCGGCCTGACCCCCGCCAAGTCGGCCCCTGTCATCAACAACGGCTCCCCTACCATCCTGGGCAAGAGGAGCTACGAGCAGCACAACGGGGTCGACGGTGAGTCCGGGGGGCCTCGGGCTCGGCCGGTGTGGCTGTGGGCCTGGGGTGCCTGGTGCCCGCTGCGCCCGCGCCCGCTGACCGTgtgttctctcctctctcctgccgCCGGGCGCTGCCAGGCAACGTGAAGAAGCGCCTCTTGATGCCCAGTAGGGGTAAGGCCCGGCCCTCTGCGCGGGCCTGTGTGCTGTGCTCCCGTGTGTGCGGCGGATGGCTCAGGGCACGTCCAGGGCAGTCCACGCGGGCTGGGCTGCGCCCCGCCGCCCCTAACCCAGCGCCCACCTGTCACTCGGCAGAGGCCCTggggccgccccccacccccacctgggcGCCCCGGTTCACAAAATGCCTTTCCGTCTGGGCCCAGCGCCGGTCAGTGGACTGTCCTCCGTCAGGCGGCCCTGGTGCCCCCGCCGCCTGCCCGCACTGGCTGCACTGCCGCGCTGTGCCCGCCCGCATGCCGTCAGCCTCAGCTCGTGTGCCGCCCACCCTGTGCTTGTGACCTTGCCCGTGCCCTGCCTGGTGGGGGGCTGTGGGACCCTGGCCCCTCAGGTGCCGACGGGACAGAGCTGTGGTGTGGCTGGCATGGCTGGGTGGGGGTCTGCAAGGCCCAGGGAACGCCCAGGCCAGGGCCCCCCGGGGAGATGCACCCCGGGCTGAGACCGCGGGGCCCTGTCCCAAGTCGGGGTGCACACGCTGGGCAGGCCACCGTGGGGCCCCCTGCTGTCGGGTGTGGCTGGCGTTGGCCTCTGGAGTGTGGCTCCCTCGCCTGTCCAGGGCTGGCTTTGGCTTTCTCAGTGGGGGAGGGGCGTTTGTGGTCCCAGGCTGCTCTAGTAGGGGTCACCACGGTGCCAGTGAGGGGCATTTCAGCCTTGTGGGGGCCAGTGCCCCCAACGGTCAGCCTGTTGCAGGACGGGTGAGGGGGAGGTGAATGGAACCAGCAGAAGGGGAACTTAGGGGAACTCACTCAGAGCTCCTCCCGCCAGCCCCTCCTAGCAGCAAGGTCAGGTCCAGCGTGGGTACCCCCACGCTGCATCCCGGGCAGCCAGCATGGACGTGGCCAGAGCCCTCCCCTGGTCTCAGGACTGGAGACCTGCTGGCCCAGGAAGGCTGGCCTGGGCTTGGTTCTTGGATCTCTGGAAGGTGGTGGGAGGCAGTGGCCATCTGGCCCAGCCCGGTCCCCTGGACACGCCCGTCTCAGTGTGTCCGAGAGCCTGGCAGGCACGTGCTGGGGGTCAGCTGGTGGCACTGAGGTCCAGTCCTCTCACTCCATCTGGACACAGGCTCTTTctgccccaggccccctgctGCCTTGCCTGCAACCCCTTGGTGGGGCGCCAGCTCACTCTAGCCTCGCCTCCTCGCTGACCTCCCCCTTCCCCTGGAGCCATCCTTAAGGGGTTCCCACAGTCCCTGGTCTCAGCAGAGCGGCCGGCCCACTCGTCTGCCCACATCCCATGGGAGGGGAAGCGGGTCTTATCAACAGGGCTTGGGGCTTAGGGCTTGACTTGTAAAGAGCTCTTGATAGCAGTGGGATAAACTCCATTGACTTAGGTCAGTTTTTCCAAAATCCACGTGTTCCCGTCGCTACTTCAACCCTAGCCCTGGGTCCCGGGTGGGTGTTGGAGGCCACATTCAGGCCCGCTGGGGTGCCGTGTGGTGGGCGGAGCAGCAGCGGATGGCAGGAGCCGGCTCTAGGCCAGGGCCCTGCCGCCAGGGGTCCTTCACTCCCTAACCTGGCCCTCCGTGGCCTGTGGCTGCCTGCACCCCAGGGCCCCACATGTGCACCCCCCACGCTAACCGTGTGCTTTCTTCTCTCTGCCACTCGTCCCTCTGGTAGGCACCTACCTGGGTAAGTAGCACAGAGCCTTGAGCGCTGTGTACGGCTGTGTACACCCGTGGACAGCTCGTGAGCGCTGCAGGCTGGGTGCcagggcccctgcccctgcctgctGGGGTTGTGGGTACCCCAAGTTAGAAGGTGCTGCAAAGGGGGGCTGGACAGCTATTCCAGGCTCATCTAGAGACAGACCTTGGTCAGGAAGCACTTTTGGGAGGAGTTAGATGTGTGCAGCAGGATGCAGGCGATGGAGACTAGCTCATGTGACCACATAGATGCACACTGACAGGCTCACAGCCACATGCACTCACGTGACCCACACTCACGGGCCCATGTACGCACAGCGACACGAGCTCGCGGGCCCGTCTACTCACAGCGACACGAGCTCGCGGGCCCATGTACTCACCAGCACATGCTCACGGGCCGTGTACTCAGATCAACATGCTCACAGGCCCGTGTACTCACACCAGCGTGAGCTCACTGGCCCGTGTACTCACACCAGCGTGAGCTCACTGGCCCGTGTACTCACACCAACATGTGCTCACAGGCGCGTGTACTCAGACCAACATGTGCTCACAGGCCTGTGTACTCACCAGCACGCCCACAGGCCCGTGTACCGATGCTCTCACGGCCACGCACGTGCACTCACTGCGTGTGTGTTTGGGAGTTGCGGATCGTTTTGATTCCCGTTGAGGGTACAGCCTGTGACCTGGGACGATCCTTTTCTGAGCCGCTGGTGGCAGCTCTCACCTCCAGCCCCCCAGCCACAGAGTGGAGCCGCTAGCTGGAGCCTGGCCTACTGACCTCTCCTGGGCACTCCCATCAGCTTCCCGCAGGGCACCTGGCCCCAGGTCCACGCTGGGGACTGGGAGCCCCTTGGGAGGAAGTCTGGTGAAGTCTGAACCTGGGGAGGGCCTGCCCTGCGGGGGGGCTCCCTGCTGCTGTTGTACGTGTAGCTGTGCCAGCTGTCACTTGGCTGCTCTGTAAACCAGGCCACAGTGGTCCTGGCTCCTCGAGAAGTGAGCTCAGATCTGAGGCTCCtacaccgccccctcccccccaccggGGCCCCTGAGAGCCACCTGGGCAAGGCCAGGACTCGGGAGCTAAGGCCCACCTGGGTGTGGGCTGCAGTTCTGGGGAGATGGAGCTCCGGGCTTCCTGCGTCTCCGCTGTGGGCCCTTGGCACGCGTGTGGGCGCAGCACGTGCCTGCGTGGCCTCACGGCCTGTCCTCCTTCCTCCTGTCAGGTTTGGCGAACCACGGACAGACCAGGCACATGGTGAGCGCGAGGGCCCTGTTCTCCACACGCTTGCACACACACGCTCCGTGGGCCTTCGTAGGGaggcccccagccctgccaggcGCTGTGGGAGCATCTGGAAGGCCCCTGGGGACTCGAGGAGGGGCAGGTGTCCAGGTCTTCATGGGGTCTTCATGGCCCTCCGGGGACCCCTGCCCCCACTGCCCCTGGGACGGCCACCATGGGGCTTCTGGGTGCTGCGTGGAGGCCCCGAGCTCCCCTCTCAGGCCTGCCCCACTGCAGGGACCAAGCCGGAACCTCCTGCTCAACGGGAAGGCGTACCCCACCAAGGTGCGCCTCATCCGGGGGGGCTCGCTGCCCCCCGTCAAGCGGCGGCGGATGAACTGGATCGACGCCCCCGACGACGTGTTCTACATGGCCACTGAGGAGACCAGGTGGGGCGGCTGGGCGGGCGGGGCCCGCGGGGGCGGGGGCTCCGTGCCGCCTTGCGTGCCCGCCTCACTGCCCGGCTGCACCGCAGGAAGATCCGCAAGCTGCTCTCGTCCTCCGAGACCAAGCGCGCGGCCCGTAGGCCCTACAAGCCCATCGCCCTGCGCCCGAGCCAGGCCCTGCCGCtgcggccgccgccgcccgcgcccgtCAACGACGAGCCCATCGTCATCGAGGACTAGGCCGCCCGCGCGGCGCTCTGACCGCAGCCCACGCCCAGCCCacgcccgcccgccgcccgccgcccggtTTTGGTAGTGCCCCTTCCGCCCTCACCCGCAGAGAAGCTGCCCCTCGGCCGCGCGGGGAGGAGCCCGACCCACTCCAGACCCGCCGGGAGCCGTTGTTTTTAGCTTTGTGTTTACTTTTTGGCCAGAGCGGAGCTGAGGAGCCGCCCGAGTGCCCGCCCCGCACGCGGGCTCCAGGGCCGGCCGGGGGTTTTGTTGTTTCTGTTGAAGGtgccattttaaattttatttttattacttttttgtaGATGAACTTAAGCTCTGTAACTTACACCTGGAATGTTAGGATCGGCGTGGCCAGCGGCCGGCCGAGCTGCCTGGTGGGGTTGGCCCCTTGTCTTTTCAagtaattttcatattaaaaaaaacaaagaaaaaaaaacttacaaaaacaaaaatccaactAGCCCTTCCTGCGTCTGTGTCCTCAGTTCCTCTCTCTGTCTTGGGCCCACCGCACCCCCGTCGCCCTAGAGGAGCCcagtgccccaccccccaccccctccgtGGGTCTGGAAGCCACCCCCTGCCCGGGTCTGCCCGGCGTTGGGATGTCCAGGGAGAAGCCTGGGCAGCAGCATGTGGCCCCTGCAGGCTGGCCTGGGGGCACCCCTGCTGCCTCACTTTGGCCCCGTGCCCATCACCTGCCCCATGGGGGCAGAGAAAGGTCCATCAGGGCTCGGGGCTCCCATGTGGGGAGCCGACAACGCCATGTCTGTCCAAGGCAGGGGTGGTCCGGGCCTGGCCTGGGACCCAGACTGGCaggtgccaggctcccctgctggGGCGGCCAGGGTGGCAGGGTCAGCCGGGCTGCTGGCCGGCCTGGCAGAGCCTGCTGCAGCTGTCCATGGATGGCTGCCAGGAGCCACGGGGCCGCCTGAAGCAGGTGTGCCGTTTCCTCTGggagagtttgctcagatttcaGCAAGTCCGTTCTCAGAAACCCTACCTCGGTCCGGCCCCCTGCACACCCGCTCCAGGCCCACTGGACGGGTGCACCCAGGCCAGATGCCAGAGGGAGGGGTCCGCAAGGCC
It includes:
- the MTA1 gene encoding metastasis-associated protein MTA1 isoform X1, translating into MGRGEGDVPAPLPLGGACLNGLSAKLLPSSHPQSPRRAGPGACPGLCPLVSHRDVPKQTEQSPWAPHLPPLVPEQRAGLESPLGPLAASRAAPSTLRFPLRAAPGPPPSSDLSPHSVAGPAGPAEGGPVPHPRPFHLAVLARTASPPPHSPRQPPNTAPAPTIRVGFPLLPRSRAGPPRGYSGHGHPVPWPVPRAAVQGGGARAEVGWGPATVQARPRGRTGGRDKDPGAGRWEPGLAGGGGQARGAGTRGARAAEPGARGAGRGARETAPRGARRRPGPSLARPLLFLSRPPAASVPARPRRPRRRRRRRSSAAPLNRPPPRPRRAASSRPPAPSPAPARPSPRPPPPPPDMAANMYRVGDYVYFENSSSNPYLIRRIEELNKTASGNVEAKVVCFYRRRDISSSLIALADKHATLSVCYKTGSGADTGEEGEIEEEMENPEMVDLPEKLKHQLRHRELFLSRQLESLPATHIRGKCSVTLLNETESLKSYLEREDFFFYSLVYDPQQKTLLADKGEIRVGNRYQADITDLLKEGEEDGRDQSKLETKVWEARNPLVDKQIDQFLVVARSVGTFARALDCSSSVRQPSLHMSAAAASRDITLFHAMDTLHRSVYDVAKAISALVPQGGPVLCRDEMEEWSASEASLFEEALEKYGKDFTDIQQDFLPWKSLTSIIEYYYMWKTTDRYVQQKRLKAAEAESKLKQVYIPNYNKPNPNQISVNNVKAGVVNGAGPPGQSPGAGRACESCYTTQSYQWYSWGPPNMQCRLCASCWTYWKKYGGLKMPTRLDGERPGPNRSNMSPHGIPARSSGSPKFAMKTRQAFYLHTTKLTRIARRLCREILRPWHAARHPYMPINSAAIKAECTARLPEASQSPLVLKQATRKPLEAVLRFLETHPRPPKPDPVKSVSGVLSGLTPAKSAPVINNGSPTILGKRSYEQHNGVDGNVKKRLLMPSRGTYLGLANHGQTRHMGPSRNLLLNGKAYPTKVRLIRGGSLPPVKRRRMNWIDAPDDVFYMATEETRKIRKLLSSSETKRAARRPYKPIALRPSQALPLRPPPPAPVNDEPIVIED
- the MTA1 gene encoding metastasis-associated protein MTA1 isoform X5, giving the protein MGRGEGDVPAPLPLGGACLNGLSAKLLPSSHPQSPRRAGPGACPGLCPLVSHRDVPKQTEQSPWAPHLPPLVPEQRAGLESPLGPLAASRAAPSTLRFPLRAAPGPPPSSDLSPHSVAGPAGPAEGGPVPHPRPFHLAVLARTASPPPHSPRQPPNTAPAPTIRVGFPLLPRSRAGPPRGYSGHGHPVPWPVPRAAVQGGGARAEVGWGPATVQARPRGRTGGRDKDPGAGRWEPGLAGGGGQARGAGTRGARAAEPGARGAGRGARETAPRGARRRPGPSLARPLLFLSRPPAASVPARPRRPRRRRRRRSSAAPLNRPPPRPRRAASSRPPAPSPAPARPSPRPPPPPPDMAANMYRVGDYVYFENSSSNPYLIRRIEELNKTASGNVEAKVVCFYRRRDISSSLIALADKHAREIEEEMENPEMVDLPEKLKHQLRHRELFLSRQLESLPATHIRGKCSVTLLNETESLKSYLEREDFFFYSLVYDPQQKTLLADKGEIRVGNRYQADITDLLKEGEEDGRDQSKLETKVWEARNPLVDKQIDQFLVVARSVGTFARALDCSSSVRQPSLHMSAAAASRDITLFHAMDTLHRSVYDVAKAISALVPQGGPVLCRDEMEEWSASEASLFEEALEKYGKDFTDIQQDFLPWKSLTSIIEYYYMWKTTDRYVQQKRLKAAEAESKLKQVYIPNYNKPNPNQISVNNVKAGVVNGAGPPGQSPGAGRACESCYTTQSYQWYSWGPPNMQCRLCASCWTYWKKYGGLKMPTRLDGERPGPNRSNMSPHGIPARSSGSPKFAMKTRQAFYLHTTKLTRIARRLCREILRPWHAARHPYMPINSAAIKAECTARLPEASQSPLVLKQATRKPLEAVLRFLETHPRPPKPDPVKSVSGVLSGLTPAKSAPVINNGSPTILGKRSYEQHNGVDGNVKKRLLMPSRGLANHGQTRHMGPSRNLLLNGKAYPTKVRLIRGGSLPPVKRRRMNWIDAPDDVFYMATEETRKIRKLLSSSETKRAARRPYKPIALRPSQALPLRPPPPAPVNDEPIVIED
- the MTA1 gene encoding metastasis-associated protein MTA1 isoform X4, translating into MGRGEGDVPAPLPLGGACLNGLSAKLLPSSHPQSPRRAGPGACPGLCPLVSHRDVPKQTEQSPWAPHLPPLVPEQRAGLESPLGPLAASRAAPSTLRFPLRAAPGPPPSSDLSPHSVAGPAGPAEGGPVPHPRPFHLAVLARTASPPPHSPRQPPNTAPAPTIRVGFPLLPRSRAGPPRGYSGHGHPVPWPVPRAAVQGGGARAEVGWGPATVQARPRGRTGGRDKDPGAGRWEPGLAGGGGQARGAGTRGARAAEPGARGAGRGARETAPRGARRRPGPSLARPLLFLSRPPAASVPARPRRPRRRRRRRSSAAPLNRPPPRPRRAASSRPPAPSPAPARPSPRPPPPPPDMAANMYRVGDYVYFENSSSNPYLIRRIEELNKTASGNVEAKVVCFYRRRDISSSLIALADKHAREIEEEMENPEMVDLPEKLKHQLRHRELFLSRQLESLPATHIRGKCSVTLLNETESLKSYLEREDFFFYSLVYDPQQKTLLADKGEIRVGNRYQADITDLLKEGEEDGRDQSKLETKVWEARNPLVDKQIDQFLVVARSVGTFARALDCSSSVRQPSLHMSAAAASRDITLFHAMDTLHRSVYDVAKAISALVPQGGPVLCRDEMEEWSASEASLFEEALEKYGKDFTDIQQDFLPWKSLTSIIEYYYMWKTTDRYVQQKRLKAAEAESKLKQVYIPNYNKPNPNQISVNNVKAGVVNGAGPPGQSPGAGRACESCYTTQSYQWYSWGPPNMQCRLCASCWTYWKKYGGLKMPTRLDGERPGPNRSNMSPHGIPARSSGSPKFAMKTRQAFYLHTTKLTRIARRLCREILRPWHAARHPYMPINSAAIKAECTARLPEASQSPLVLKQATRKPLEAVLRFLETHPRPPKPDPVKSVSGVLSGLTPAKSAPVINNGSPTILGKRSYEQHNGVDGNVKKRLLMPSRGTYLGLANHGQTRHMGPSRNLLLNGKAYPTKVRLIRGGSLPPVKRRRMNWIDAPDDVFYMATEETRKIRKLLSSSETKRAARRPYKPIALRPSQALPLRPPPPAPVNDEPIVIED